The Novosphingobium terrae genome segment CCGCCATGTCCGCCAGCTTTCGGGAAAGCCGTGGAGGAAGATCAGCGCGGGCGCATCCTGCAGCCCCGCCTCGCAGACATCCAGCGTGACGCCCGTGCGCAGCTTGATTGGCTTCGGATCGGGCAGGGCGATCATGCCGGGGCCAGCCCGACTTCGACCAAAAGGTCGGACAGCTCTTCGGGATAGATGACCTCGGGCCAGCCGGGGATTTCATCGGGCGTGAACCAGCGGTGTTCCAGCATCAGCGCCTGTTCGCTGGCGGTCAGGGCGTGGGGGCTGATCGCGGGATCGGAAACGCGCACGATGTAATAGCGCTCCTCGCCGGTGACCTCTTCGCCATCGAAGGTGACGAAATCGCAGCCGCCGCGTGCAACCTCCGGGCCGGGATCGGTGTCGATGCCGGTTTCCTCCAGCAATTCGCGGCGGGCGGCGGCGTCGAAGCTTTCGCCCTCATCGCATTCGCCGCCGGGCGTCGCCCACAGGGGAGGCCGATCCGAGGGTGTGAAGCGGAACAGCAGCACGCGGCCCGCGCCATCCACCAGCAGGATGCGCGCGGCGCGGCGAATGCGGCGCGGCATGAGCTTATTCGTCCGGAGCGGTGGCGCGGATCGCCAAGGCATGCACGCGCTGGCCGGGGATGTCGCCCAGCGCGCGGTTGACCATGCGCTGGCGCATCACGCGGTTCACACCGGTGAAGGATGCGCTCTCGATCTCGACGGTGAAATGCGATTCGCCCGTGCCGTCGTCACCCATATGGCCGGCGTGAGAGGCCGAATCATTGACCACCTCCAGCCGGGTCGGGGCGAAGGCGGCGGTCAGCAACTGGTGGATTTCTGCGGCGAGGGGGCCGGTGGGGGCGATGGATGGGGTCTGGGTCATGTTATGCTCCTTACACCCTTTTCATCCCGTTCGTCCTGCATCTATGGGGAGCTTGATGAAACATGACCGCTTCCATGGCCGGGTGAAGGGCAATGCTCGCCCCTGCGACTGGCCTGACTGCCCCAATGAGGGCGAATTCCGCGCGCCCGGCCTGCGCCCCTCGGGCTTTGACGGTCCGGGCGACTACCGCTGGTTCTGTCTGGACCATATCCGCGCCTTCAACGCGGGCTACGACTATTTCGAGGGCATGAGCGCCGAGGAAATCTGGCAGGCGCAATCCCCGATCCATGGCTGGGCCAGCGAGCAGCGCGCCTTCCGCCCCACCGCCGGGGTGGACGACGCCCCCCGCTGGGCCGATTACGCCGATCCGCTGGAGGCCATCGCGGCCCGTGCTCGGGGCTTTTCCAAGGCGCGCCATGCTCAGGCCAATCCGGCGCAGCGGGCCGATGGCCGCCCGGTCACGCCCGAGGAACGCCGCGCGCTGGAGCTGCTGGAACTGGGCATCGATGCCGACCGGCGGCAGTTGCGCTCTCGCTATTCCGATCTGGTCCACCGCTATCACCCGGATCGCAACGGTGGCGACCGCAGCCACGAAGCCAAGCTGCAGCAGGTGGTGGAGGCCTACCAACTGCTGCGCAAGGCGGCGGCTTTCAGCTAACGACGTCGGCGGCCTTCAGCTGGAAGCCTCGCACAGGGCCGCCAGTTGCTCGGCGCAGGCGGTCCAGCCCTGGACGAAGCCCATGTCCTGATGCTGGCGCATGGCCTCCTCGGTCCAGTGGCGGGCGCTGGCGGTGTAGCGGGTGCCGCTGCCCTCGGGCGCGATGGACCAGATGCCGATCATGAAGGGGCCGGTGGGCTCCAGATCGCCGGTGACGGCATCGGTGACGGCAAAGCGCTTGCCCTCTTCATAGGCGAGATAAATGCCGCGATGCTGCATCACCTCGCCGTCGGGGCCATGCATCACCATGTCGCAGACGCCGCCCGGGCGCCGGTCCTGAGCGGTGATGATGGCGCGCCATGGCTTGGGGCACCACCATTCCTCCTGCCGGTTGACCATCACATCCCACACCGTTTCGGGCGGCGCGGCGATCAGGCGGTTGATCGACAGTTCGTTCATTCAGGAGTCTCCACGCCGCGCGGCTTCGATGGCGGCAATATCGATTTTCACCATAGTCTGCATGGCCGCAAAAACGCGAGCCCGCACATCAGGATCGGGATCGGACATGCCTTCGCTAAGAGCCCGGGGGATCACCTGCCAGCGCAGGCCCCAACGGTCCTTGCACCATGAGCAGGCGATGCCTTCGCCGCCCTCGGCAATCAGCGCGTCCCAGTAGCGGTCTGTTTCTTCCTGCGTTTCGGTGGAAATCTGGAAGGAGAAAGCCTCGCTGTGCTGGGTCTGTCCGCCGCCGTTGAGGCCGGTGCAGCTCACGCCCATCAGCGTGAATTCCACCATCAGCACATCGCCTTTCTTGCCGCCCGGATAGTCGGCGGGCGAGCGATGCACGGCCTTCACGCTGCTGTCCGGAAACAGATCGGCGTAGAAGCGGGCTGCGGTCTCGGCGCCGCCCTTCCGGGCCGCGTCGAACCACAGGCAGGCGGTGATCTTGCTCATGCCATATCCTTTGGCATCAGATCATTGTCGATGGCCTTGGCGTCCTTGTAGGCGGGGCGCTCCATCAGCCGGGCGGCATAGGCGACAAAGCTGTCATGCCGGGGCAGGGTCTTGAAGCCCAACCCCCACAACACCTGACTGCCGACATAGACATCCGCCATGGTAAAGCGCGGCCCGCAGACGAAATCATGCGTGTCGAAATGGCCCGCCAGCGTCTCGACCATCAGATCGAAATTGCCGAAACCGCAGGAGCGGACCTGCTTCTCATTGGGCTCGAAACCGAAGGCGCGGGCGGTGATCGCCTGCTCCACCGGGCCGGCGGCGAAGAACAGCCAGCGGTAGTAATCGGCGCGCTCCTGCGCCGTGGGGGCCAGTCCGGCTTCGGGATGAGCCTCGGCCAGATAGGCGCAGATCGCGGCGCATTCGGTGATCACCGCATCGCCAGCGCCGTGATGGATCAGCGTGGGCAGCTTGCCCATGGGATTGGCGGCCAGAAAGGCCTCTGGCTTGGGCTCGCCATAGCCGACGATCACCTGATCATAGGTCGCGCCAGCCTCATGCAGCGCCCAGCGCGCGATCTGGCCGCGCGACATCGGGTTGGTGAAGAAAGTGTAATCGGCCATTTCTCAATCCTCCACGCCTCAAGCCTCCACCGGATCGGCACCGCCGACCAAAGCGAAAGGAGCGCCCTGCGGATCGATGCCCATCAGGATCCAGTCACCGCCCGGCACCTCCATCGGCCCATGCACCACCTGACCGCCATGCTCTTCAACAGCGGCCTTGGCGGCGGGAATGCTCACCACGCGGAAATAGTGATTCCAGTGCGGCGGGGGCGATTGCGGCGGGCTGGTCATGATCGCGCCCAGCGTCACCTCGCCCTTGCCGATAAACTGATAGGTGCCAAAACCGCCCATATCCATCGAGCCGGGCAGCGACCAGCCGAACAGCCCGGTGTAGAAACCCACGGCGCTCGCCTGATCGGAGGTATGCAGCTCATTCCAGCCGCAGCGCCCGACCTGCGTGGGCGAGAAAGCCGTGCTGGGCCCGTTGCCGGGCTGCGGCACCGGGGTCATGATGTAGAAGGGCGCGCCCCACGGGTCCATGACCATCGCCATGGTGCCCACATCCAGCGTGGTGGCGGGCATCAGCACGCGCCCGCCGCGCTTCTCGATCGCCTCCAGCGTGGCGGCGCAATCCTCGACGCTGACATAACCCAGCCACATCGAGCGCGCGCCCTGCGCCTTCATCTCGGCGGTGATGGTCAGCATGCCGCCCACCATCGGGCCATCCTGCGCGGTGATCATGGCATAGGCGGTGTCGGGCTCGCTCATCGGCATGGCGTCGAGCGTGATCGACCAGCCGACCACCGCTTCGTAGAACGCCTTGGCCGCATGGGGATCATCGGCCAGCAGTTCGTACCAGATCCAGTTGCCCTGAAGATCGCTGTGCAGATCGCTCATGATATGTCTCCCCCGAGTGCAGGCCTTATGATGAGTCGTAATAACGCCGATGGTGACAGTCTGGCGGCCAATGGCAACCATCATCACAACCACCGGCTTGGACCAAAGTTGCCCGAAACACGCTTCAAAGATGTTGCAGCCGCGAGGATCGGCGGTTAACCCGAAAACACGATGACGCAGATTCTGAACCTTCAGCCCGACAGTGCCTCCTCTACGGTCATGGCCGCCCCCGACAAAACCGTCGATGTGCGCGAGACCTTTGGCATCGATATCGACATGCAGGTGCCCGCCTTCTCGGTGGCGGACGAGCGCGTGCCGGACCGCGACGACAGCTATGTCTTCGATCCCGACACCACGCTGGCGATCCTTGCAGGCTTTGCCTTCAACCGCCGCGTGATGGTGCAGGGCTACCACGGCACCGGCAAGTCGAGCCATGTCGAGCAGGTGGCCGCGCGTTTGAACTGGCCGTGCATCCGTATCAATCTGGATGCTCACATCAGCCGTATCGATCTGATCGGCCGCGACGCCATCGTGCTGAAGGATGGCAAGCAGGTCACCGAATTCCGCGAAGGCCTGCTGCCCTGGGCGCTGCAGACGCCGACGGCTCTGGTGTTCGACGAATATGACGCTGGCCGCCCGGACGTGATGTTCGTGATCCAGCGCGTGCTGGAGACCGAGGGCAAGCTGACGCTTCTGGATCAGAACCGCGTTATCCGCCCCTCCAAGTGGTTCCGCCTGTTCGCCACGGCCAACACCGTGGGTCTGGGCGACACGAGCGGGCTCTATCACGGCACGCAGGCGATCAATCAGGGCCAGATGGACCGCTGGAACATCGTCGTCGGCCTGAACTATCTGCCCGCGCAGATCGAGAGCGAGATCGTCCTCAAAAAGGTCGATGGCGTGGCCGACAAGACCGTGGCCGATATGGTCAAGGTGGCCGAGTTGACCCGCCGTGGTTTCATCAATGGTGACATTTCCACCGTGATGAGCCCACGTACTGTGATCACGTGGGCGCAGAACACCGCGATCTTCAAGGATATCGGTTTCGCGTTCCGTCTCTCGTTCCTGAACAAGTGTGACGAGACCGAGCGGGTGCTGGTGGCCGAGTACTACCAGCGCGTGTTCGGCAAGGATCTGCCTGAGAGCGTGGTGGGTAAGGCTTAAGGGATTAAGGGAAGGTGCGAGGGTGTTACACCCTCGCGCTCCCGTTAATGTCTACGTTGCGCTTCGGGTTCGGCCTTGAGCTTAGTTTGCAGCGCCGCAGGCTTTAAATTCCCAGATCAGTGATAGGCGCCGGGGCTTTCTGCCTGCGGCGCCTTTCTGTTGCGCAGGTGGAGAGACTGGGCGCGAGGTTTCGGAGCCACTGCCGTATCGTCGGGAGACGTTCTGGGAGCGCGAGGGGGTAACCCCCTCGCTTTTATCCTTCTTCTTCCGGATAAAACGCCCGATCGAAATACAACCCGTCCGAAGGCGCATTCAGCCCCAGAGCCTTGCGATCGCGCGCCTCTAAAGCCTCGGCCATCTGCGAGACCTTCCAGCGCCCGAGCCCGACCAGCGACAGACAGCCCACCATCGAGCGCACCTGATGGTGCAGGTATGACCGGGCGGCGGTGTCGATGATCACCCAGTCTCCTTCGCGGCGGACATTCAGGCTATCCAGCGTTTTCAGCGGGCTCTGCGCTTGGCAATGCACCGAGCGGAAGGTGGTGAAATCATGCCTGCCGACCAGTGCTTGCGCGGCCTCGTGCATAGCCTGCGCATCCAGAGGCTTTTGCACCTGCCATGCCCGGTTGGCGTCGAGCGTGAGCGGCGCGCGGCGGTTGGCGATGCGGTAGATGTAGCTGCGGCCGATGCAGGAGAAGCGGGCGTGCCAGTCGTCGGGGACGATGCGGCAATCGAGGACCGCGATGGGATCGGGGCGCAGGTGGAAGTTGAGGGCCTCCATCAGGCGGAAGGGAGCGATGTCTTTCGCGATATCGGCGTGGGCGCGCATCTGGAGGGCGTGGACGCCTGCATCGGTGCGCCCAGCGGCGAAGAGGATCGCGGGTTCGCCAGTGACACGCTCGATGGCTTCTTCCACGGCCTGTTGCACAGAGGGGCCGTGGGCTTGCCGTTGCAGGCCCATGAAGGGGGTGCCGTCGAACTCCAGTGTGAAGGCGAAGCGGGTCATGAAAGCTGGGAGCCTGCGGGGAAGGGGCGCCCGCGCAGCAGGTCGGCGGTGGGCATGGCGGGTTTGCCGGCGCGCTGGATCAGCGTGGGGCGGATGGCGTTCTGGCCGCAGGCGATGGTGAGGGTGTCGTCCAGCGTGGTGCCGGGCAGGGCGCTGCCTTCGGTGACTTCGGCGGCCAGCACCTTGTAGCGCTCCCCCTCGGCCTCGAAGAAGGCGCCGGGGGCAGGGTTGAAGGCCAGAATCTGGCGCAGCACCTGATCGGCGGGGGCGGTGAAGTCCAGCTTGGCTTCGGCCTTTTCGATCTTGCGGGCGTAGGTGAGGCCTTCCTCGCTCTGCGTGACGGGCGGGAAGGCGGGCAGATCGGCCAGCACGCGCACGATCAGCTCCGCGCCCAGACCTGCCAGTTCGACAGTCAGCTCTCCTGCCGTTTTGCTAGCAACGCGCGCGCGCACGCTGGCGCGCACAGGCCCGGTGTCGAGGCCGGTTTCCATCTGCATGATATCCACGCCGGTCTGCTCGTCTCCGGCCAGAATGGCGCGCTGGATCGGCGCGGCCCCCCGCCAGCGTGGCAGGATCGAGCCATGCAGGTTGAGGCATCCATGCGTCGGAGCCTCTAATACGGCGCGGGGCAGCAGCAAACCATAGGCGGCCACCACTGCGACATCGGCGTTCAAGGCGGCAAAGGCGGCCTTCTCCTCTTCGCCCTTCAGCGACAAAGGATGGCGCACCTCGATACCCAATTCCTCGGCGCGCTTGTGTACCGGGCCGGGGGTCAGTTCCCGCCCACGCCGTCCACCCGGGCGCGGGGGCTGCGAATAGGCGGCGACCACCTCATGACCGGCATTGACCAGCGCCTGAAGGGCGGGAACGGCGAAATCGGGTGTCCCCATAAAGATGATGCGCATAGGTGGTCTCGGGCGTCTTTCGGTTTTGGTGCGGCTGCCCTATCTGGGGCGGCATGGCATCGCAAGAGATCGAGACATTGGCCGGCGCGCTTTCCCGCCTGCCCGGACTGGGCCCACGCAGTGCGCGGCGGGCCGTGCTGTGGCTGATCAAGCGGCGGGAAACGGCTTTGCCAGCCTTGATCGATGCTCTGGACGCCTTGAGCCAGCGGCTGACCGAATGCGAGATCTGCGGCAATGTCGATACGGCCAGCCCCTGCGCGATCTGCGCCGATCCACGCCGCGACGCGCGCCAGATCTGTGTGGTGGAGGAGGTGGCCGACCTCTGGGCGCTGGACCGGGCGCGGCTCTTCACCGGGCGCTATCATGTGCTGGGCGGACGTTTGTCGGCGCTGGACGGCGTCGCGCCGGAGGATCTGGCGATTGCGCCTTTGCTCTCGCGCGTGGAAGGCGGCGGCGTGGATGAGGTGGTGCTGGCCATGAACGCCACGCTGGAGGGCCAGACCACCGCCCACTACATCGCTGAAAGATTGGAAAGCATGCCGGTGCGCGTCACCCAGCTGGCCCATGGCCTGCCGGTGGGCGGAGAGCTGGACTATCTGGATGAGGGCACCTTGGCTCAGGCCTTGCGGGCGCGCAGGCCTGTTGCCTGATCGTTTTGGGCATTTATCAAAATCGCTAAATTGGGCGGCTGACGGCCTTGCGCGCGGGGGCGGGCGGGATTATCTGGCGCATTATGGCTATCCGACCGATCCTTGAAGCGCCCGATGCGCAGCTGAAGCAGATTTCCGCCCCCGTCACCGTGTTCGACGCCGAGCTTAAAACGCTCGTCGATGACATGTTCGAGACGATGTATGACGCGCCGGGCATCGGCCTTGCCGCCATTCAGGTGGGCGTGCCGCTGCGCGTGGTGGTGGTCGATCTGCAGCCCGAAGATGAAGATGCCGAGCCCGAGGTGTGCACCGCGCATGGCGGCCATGAGCATACCCATCGCCCGCTCAAAAAAGAGCCGCACATCTTCATCAATCCGGAGATTCTCAACCCTTCGGACGAGCTGTCGGTCTATCAGGAAGGCTGCCTCTCGGTGCCCGACATCTTCGCCGATGTGGAGCGCCCCGCCACCTGCCGCCTGCGCTGGCAGGATCTGGACGGCACCGTGCATGAGCAGGATCTGGAAGGCCTGATGGCCACCTGCATCCAGCATGAGATTGATCACCTTGAGGGCATCCTCTTCATCGATCACCTCTCGCGCCTGAAGCGCCAGATGGCGCTCAAGAAGCTGGAAAAGGCGCGCAAGGCGGCTTGATCCTTTCGCGATAGGGGCTTAGGTTCACGCTTCGTTCTGATGGAGTGAAGCGTGGACTCGGCCCTTTTTGTGATTGTTGCTCTGGTCATCGGGCTGGGGCTGGGCTGGTTTTTCGGCCAGCGCCCCATTGCCGACTGGAAAGCGCGCCTTGCCGAGCGGGACAAGGTTCTGGCCGAGCGTGAGCAGGCCTTGTCTACGCTGGACGCCAACTTTCGCCGCGCCATCACTGATCTTGCCGCCGCCAGTGAGCGGGCTTCGCGCGCCGATGCGCTTGCGGGGCAGATGGAGCAGGCCCGCGCCCTGCTGCTGGACGCGCAGGGCGAAGTGGCGACATTGCGCGCCAACGCTACCCATTTCGAAGAACAGAAGCGCCTGCTGCTGGAAGCGCAGGACACGCTGCGCCAGCAGTTCGAGGCCTCTGGCGCCCGCGTGCTGGCTCAGGCGCAGGAAGCCTTCCTGAACCGCGCCGAGGCCCGCTTCACCGAAAGCGAAAAGACCAGCGCCGAGCGGATCAATGCCGTGCTGGCCCCCGTCGGCGCGCGCCTGAAGGCTTATGAGGAGCAGGTGCAGGCGCTGGAAACCCGCCGCGTCGATGCCTTCGGCCAGTTGCTGGGCCAGATCGACCTGCTGCGCGCCGGACAGGAAAAGGTGCGCGAGGAAGCCGCCCGCCTCGGCAACTCGCTGCGCAACGCCCCCAAGGCCCGTGGCCGCTGGGGCGAGCAGCAGCTCCGCAATGTGCTTGAGCAATGCGGCCTCTCCGAACACACCGATTTCGTCACCGAGCATTCGGTGAACACGGAAGAGGGGCGCCTGCGCCCCGACGCCATCGTCACCATCCCCGGCCAGAAGAAGCTGGTGATCGACGCCAAGGTTTCCCTGAACGCCTATCAGGAGGCCTTCGAGGCCAGCGATGATGCGCTGCGGGAACTGGCGCTGAAGGGCCACGCTGCCTCGATGCGCAACCATATCCAGACTCTGGCCAGCAAAAGCTACCAGAGCCAGTTCGAGGACGCGCCCGATTACGTCCTCATGTTCGTCCCCGGCGAGCATTTTATCGCCGCCGCGCTGGAATATGACCCCGACATCTGGAACTTCGCTTTCGACCGCCGCGTACTGCTGGCCAGCCCGACCAATCTGGTGGCGATCTGCCGCACCGTGGCACAGGTCTGGCGCCAGGACGGCCTTGCGCGTGAGGCCAAGGAAATCGGCCGCATGGGCGGGGAGTTGTATGATCGCCTCGCCGTTGCGGCAGAGCATCTGAAACGCATGGGCGGCGGTCTGACCAGCGCGGTGGAAAACTACAACAAATTCGTCGGCAGCTTTGAGCGGAACGTGCTCTCTGCCGGGCGCCGCTTGCGTGACAAGCATATCGAAATCGGCAAGCGTGAGGTGGAGGATGTGCCTCTGGTCGAAGCCGCGCCGCGTTACGGGGATGTGGCCGCGTTGCCTTTGCCGGAAGAAGAGGCTGGGGTTTAAGAAGAAAAGAGAAATGCGAGGGTGTTACACCCTCGCGCTCCCGGGTGTTGTCAGCCTCAGCGCTACGGGTTCGGCGATGAGTTAAGCGCGCTGCGCCGCAGGCTTTAAAATTGCGGCCTATCGTAAAAGGCGCCGGGGCTTGCTGCCTGCGGCGCCTTTATGTTGCGCAGGTGGAGAGTTGGGGCGTTAGGCTTCAGTTCCACTGCCCCATCGTCGGAAGACGTTATGGGAGCGCGAGGGGGTAACCCCCTCGCTTTATTCTTCTTACTTCCCTTCCAACCCTGCCAAAACTTCATAAGCCAACACAGCCCCGGCCACCGCAGCGTTCAGACTGTCCGCGCG includes the following:
- a CDS encoding VOC family protein, which translates into the protein MSKITACLWFDAARKGGAETAARFYADLFPDSSVKAVHRSPADYPGGKKGDVLMVEFTLMGVSCTGLNGGGQTQHSEAFSFQISTETQEETDRYWDALIAEGGEGIACSWCKDRWGLRWQVIPRALSEGMSDPDPDVRARVFAAMQTMVKIDIAAIEAARRGDS
- the fmt gene encoding methionyl-tRNA formyltransferase; this translates as MRIIFMGTPDFAVPALQALVNAGHEVVAAYSQPPRPGGRRGRELTPGPVHKRAEELGIEVRHPLSLKGEEEKAAFAALNADVAVVAAYGLLLPRAVLEAPTHGCLNLHGSILPRWRGAAPIQRAILAGDEQTGVDIMQMETGLDTGPVRASVRARVASKTAGELTVELAGLGAELIVRVLADLPAFPPVTQSEEGLTYARKIEKAEAKLDFTAPADQVLRQILAFNPAPGAFFEAEGERYKVLAAEVTEGSALPGTTLDDTLTIACGQNAIRPTLIQRAGKPAMPTADLLRGRPFPAGSQLS
- the recR gene encoding recombination mediator RecR — encoded protein: MASQEIETLAGALSRLPGLGPRSARRAVLWLIKRRETALPALIDALDALSQRLTECEICGNVDTASPCAICADPRRDARQICVVEEVADLWALDRARLFTGRYHVLGGRLSALDGVAPEDLAIAPLLSRVEGGGVDEVVLAMNATLEGQTTAHYIAERLESMPVRVTQLAHGLPVGGELDYLDEGTLAQALRARRPVA
- a CDS encoding SRPBCC domain-containing protein — protein: MNELSINRLIAAPPETVWDVMVNRQEEWWCPKPWRAIITAQDRRPGGVCDMVMHGPDGEVMQHRGIYLAYEEGKRFAVTDAVTGDLEPTGPFMIGIWSIAPEGSGTRYTASARHWTEEAMRQHQDMGFVQGWTACAEQLAALCEASS
- a CDS encoding peptide deformylase, whose amino-acid sequence is MAIRPILEAPDAQLKQISAPVTVFDAELKTLVDDMFETMYDAPGIGLAAIQVGVPLRVVVVDLQPEDEDAEPEVCTAHGGHEHTHRPLKKEPHIFINPEILNPSDELSVYQEGCLSVPDIFADVERPATCRLRWQDLDGTVHEQDLEGLMATCIQHEIDHLEGILFIDHLSRLKRQMALKKLEKARKAA
- a CDS encoding AAA family ATPase, whose protein sequence is MTQILNLQPDSASSTVMAAPDKTVDVRETFGIDIDMQVPAFSVADERVPDRDDSYVFDPDTTLAILAGFAFNRRVMVQGYHGTGKSSHVEQVAARLNWPCIRINLDAHISRIDLIGRDAIVLKDGKQVTEFREGLLPWALQTPTALVFDEYDAGRPDVMFVIQRVLETEGKLTLLDQNRVIRPSKWFRLFATANTVGLGDTSGLYHGTQAINQGQMDRWNIVVGLNYLPAQIESEIVLKKVDGVADKTVADMVKVAELTRRGFINGDISTVMSPRTVITWAQNTAIFKDIGFAFRLSFLNKCDETERVLVAEYYQRVFGKDLPESVVGKA
- a CDS encoding glutathione S-transferase family protein, which produces MADYTFFTNPMSRGQIARWALHEAGATYDQVIVGYGEPKPEAFLAANPMGKLPTLIHHGAGDAVITECAAICAYLAEAHPEAGLAPTAQERADYYRWLFFAAGPVEQAITARAFGFEPNEKQVRSCGFGNFDLMVETLAGHFDTHDFVCGPRFTMADVYVGSQVLWGLGFKTLPRHDSFVAYAARLMERPAYKDAKAIDNDLMPKDMA
- a CDS encoding J domain-containing protein, which translates into the protein MKHDRFHGRVKGNARPCDWPDCPNEGEFRAPGLRPSGFDGPGDYRWFCLDHIRAFNAGYDYFEGMSAEEIWQAQSPIHGWASEQRAFRPTAGVDDAPRWADYADPLEAIAARARGFSKARHAQANPAQRADGRPVTPEERRALELLELGIDADRRQLRSRYSDLVHRYHPDRNGGDRSHEAKLQQVVEAYQLLRKAAAFS
- a CDS encoding BolA family protein encodes the protein MTQTPSIAPTGPLAAEIHQLLTAAFAPTRLEVVNDSASHAGHMGDDGTGESHFTVEIESASFTGVNRVMRQRMVNRALGDIPGQRVHALAIRATAPDE
- a CDS encoding NUDIX hydrolase → MPRRIRRAARILLVDGAGRVLLFRFTPSDRPPLWATPGGECDEGESFDAAARRELLEETGIDTDPGPEVARGGCDFVTFDGEEVTGEERYYIVRVSDPAISPHALTASEQALMLEHRWFTPDEIPGWPEVIYPEELSDLLVEVGLAPA
- a CDS encoding VOC family protein; translated protein: MSDLHSDLQGNWIWYELLADDPHAAKAFYEAVVGWSITLDAMPMSEPDTAYAMITAQDGPMVGGMLTITAEMKAQGARSMWLGYVSVEDCAATLEAIEKRGGRVLMPATTLDVGTMAMVMDPWGAPFYIMTPVPQPGNGPSTAFSPTQVGRCGWNELHTSDQASAVGFYTGLFGWSLPGSMDMGGFGTYQFIGKGEVTLGAIMTSPPQSPPPHWNHYFRVVSIPAAKAAVEEHGGQVVHGPMEVPGGDWILMGIDPQGAPFALVGGADPVEA
- a CDS encoding DNA recombination protein RmuC, coding for MDSALFVIVALVIGLGLGWFFGQRPIADWKARLAERDKVLAEREQALSTLDANFRRAITDLAAASERASRADALAGQMEQARALLLDAQGEVATLRANATHFEEQKRLLLEAQDTLRQQFEASGARVLAQAQEAFLNRAEARFTESEKTSAERINAVLAPVGARLKAYEEQVQALETRRVDAFGQLLGQIDLLRAGQEKVREEAARLGNSLRNAPKARGRWGEQQLRNVLEQCGLSEHTDFVTEHSVNTEEGRLRPDAIVTIPGQKKLVIDAKVSLNAYQEAFEASDDALRELALKGHAASMRNHIQTLASKSYQSQFEDAPDYVLMFVPGEHFIAAALEYDPDIWNFAFDRRVLLASPTNLVAICRTVAQVWRQDGLAREAKEIGRMGGELYDRLAVAAEHLKRMGGGLTSAVENYNKFVGSFERNVLSAGRRLRDKHIEIGKREVEDVPLVEAAPRYGDVAALPLPEEEAGV
- the truA gene encoding tRNA pseudouridine(38-40) synthase TruA, which produces MTRFAFTLEFDGTPFMGLQRQAHGPSVQQAVEEAIERVTGEPAILFAAGRTDAGVHALQMRAHADIAKDIAPFRLMEALNFHLRPDPIAVLDCRIVPDDWHARFSCIGRSYIYRIANRRAPLTLDANRAWQVQKPLDAQAMHEAAQALVGRHDFTTFRSVHCQAQSPLKTLDSLNVRREGDWVIIDTAARSYLHHQVRSMVGCLSLVGLGRWKVSQMAEALEARDRKALGLNAPSDGLYFDRAFYPEEEG